A single genomic interval of Candidatus Cloacimonadaceae bacterium harbors:
- a CDS encoding redoxin domain-containing protein codes for MVLRKSVLVILMGIMIVCLSAVTYDELEKMVLYFKADDNVMTNQQINEEFGMFIAGNQDLVELENAHDLWLSFDLDAVREFVEDRHQKNPLDFKYRWLNLYLIEDPFSRINQARELIRDHGSQSQGYKVLTTTYLTNYPFAMFFADPALAEAALKGDLDLFITYGELFKEDAYALLARIFYHMEKRELRLAKKALSEAADRGAIWLMEIDFSRVVPIDKYHELMRHYVELLIANKELEDRDFKIQQAAEYLVNYYFETLKDYPALIELMGNESAFAKSYYFRYVLVSSYYYLQDYSSPLSLIADAKNFADSKAFQDVWINFDAQNAAAVYGAILSGKLHEPINRYLYIRLIQDDEKRLDEIRKLVRSMPKEKYAYQLLSEHYWRYFSNADVNDPNRSVALTNFQKDKNLLDIYYIRFVDDVDALRAYLLTNILQKRDLRAGQTFQKLLDKVITHPEIKAIDKVVADTKNTNLLMMLKEFYLRQGVEGGFFERQDLEKNVVLAFCDALYSFGHGDLLVSELEANPEWWNYPELQYLMVNFYYYQNDFQETIRVLTFMVQQGNIGSTVLKSMEGNPITGHPDWAGLIKNAETMPDPDLEDETYEDIQPYDPTFDEGIELEPELNQTGAIDSNEEDVIGEEVTQATDDVERYKSGIVGKPAPDWLLKNLKGYEIALSDYPGSTIILDFWASWCGPCLSAMPLLDEWVKNDMPENVLVFSINVWEDDPLDAIDYWNENDFEMTMLFGDDDLAEAYQFPGIPYICVIDKDGIVRFEELGYSNSLKALLNSWMRELER; via the coding sequence ATGGTTTTGAGGAAGAGCGTGCTTGTCATTTTGATGGGCATCATGATCGTCTGTCTTTCTGCAGTCACCTATGACGAGCTGGAGAAGATGGTCTTATATTTTAAGGCCGATGACAATGTCATGACCAATCAGCAGATCAATGAGGAGTTTGGCATGTTCATCGCCGGCAATCAGGATCTCGTGGAACTTGAGAATGCCCATGATTTGTGGCTATCCTTTGATCTTGACGCGGTGCGGGAATTCGTGGAAGATAGGCATCAGAAGAATCCGTTAGATTTCAAATATCGCTGGCTGAACCTTTATCTCATCGAGGATCCTTTTTCCCGCATCAATCAAGCCAGGGAGCTTATCCGAGATCACGGCAGCCAAAGCCAGGGCTATAAAGTTCTCACAACAACCTATTTAACAAACTATCCCTTTGCCATGTTTTTCGCTGATCCAGCTCTCGCAGAAGCAGCGCTCAAGGGTGATCTTGATCTTTTTATCACCTATGGGGAACTCTTCAAGGAAGACGCTTATGCGTTGCTGGCGCGGATTTTCTATCACATGGAAAAGAGGGAACTGAGGTTAGCCAAAAAAGCTCTTTCCGAAGCCGCGGATCGTGGAGCAATCTGGCTAATGGAGATCGATTTCAGCCGCGTCGTTCCGATCGACAAGTATCACGAATTGATGCGCCACTATGTGGAACTGCTGATTGCAAATAAAGAGCTTGAAGACCGCGATTTCAAGATCCAGCAAGCCGCCGAATACCTTGTGAACTATTATTTCGAGACCTTGAAAGACTACCCTGCCCTGATCGAACTGATGGGAAATGAATCTGCCTTCGCTAAAAGCTATTATTTCCGTTATGTGCTGGTTTCCTCTTACTATTATCTGCAAGATTATAGCAGCCCCCTTTCGCTCATTGCGGACGCGAAAAACTTTGCTGACAGCAAAGCCTTCCAGGACGTCTGGATCAATTTTGATGCCCAAAACGCCGCAGCGGTCTATGGTGCCATTCTTTCCGGGAAACTCCACGAACCGATCAACCGTTATCTCTATATCCGCCTTATCCAAGACGACGAAAAGCGCCTAGACGAGATCCGCAAATTGGTGCGCAGCATGCCCAAGGAAAAATATGCTTATCAACTGCTCAGCGAGCATTACTGGAGATATTTCAGCAATGCTGATGTCAACGATCCAAACCGCTCCGTCGCACTGACAAACTTCCAGAAAGATAAAAACCTGCTGGATATCTATTATATCCGGTTTGTCGATGACGTGGATGCCCTGCGTGCATACTTGCTCACCAACATTCTGCAAAAACGCGATTTGCGCGCAGGGCAAACCTTCCAAAAACTGCTTGATAAGGTCATCACTCACCCTGAGATCAAGGCAATCGACAAGGTCGTGGCAGATACGAAAAACACCAATCTGCTCATGATGCTCAAGGAGTTCTATCTGCGGCAAGGCGTCGAAGGCGGTTTCTTCGAGAGACAGGACTTGGAGAAAAACGTAGTCCTCGCTTTTTGTGATGCACTGTATAGCTTTGGCCACGGCGATCTGTTAGTTTCCGAGTTGGAAGCCAATCCGGAGTGGTGGAATTATCCCGAGCTTCAATACTTGATGGTCAATTTCTACTACTATCAAAACGACTTTCAAGAGACCATTCGGGTGCTCACTTTCATGGTGCAGCAAGGAAACATCGGCAGCACCGTGCTAAAAAGCATGGAAGGAAACCCAATCACCGGGCATCCCGATTGGGCGGGCTTGATCAAAAATGCCGAAACCATGCCCGATCCGGATCTGGAAGATGAAACTTACGAAGACATACAACCCTATGATCCCACTTTTGACGAAGGAATCGAGCTCGAACCGGAACTTAATCAAACCGGGGCTATCGATTCCAACGAGGAAGATGTGATTGGGGAAGAGGTTACCCAAGCTACAGATGATGTTGAACGCTACAAATCCGGTATCGTCGGCAAGCCCGCGCCGGACTGGTTGCTGAAAAACCTCAAAGGCTATGAGATCGCGCTTTCGGATTATCCTGGATCAACGATCATCTTGGATTTTTGGGCTTCCTGGTGCGGTCCCTGTCTCAGTGCCATGCCGCTTTTGGATGAATGGGTCAAAAACGATATGCCGGAAAACGTGCTCGTCTTTTCCATCAACGTTTGGGAGGACGATCCCCTGGACGCAATCGATTACTGGAATGAAAATGACTTTGAGATGACCATGCTCTTTGGCGATGACGATCTCGCCGAAGCCTATCAATTTCCTGGAATCCCCTATATCTGCGTGATCGACAAGGACGGAATTGTTCGCTTTGAAGAGCTGGGCTACAGCAATTCACTGAAAGCATTGCTCAATTCCTGGATGCGGGAGCTGGAGCGATGA